Genomic segment of Pseudomonadota bacterium:
ATCCCAGCTATTTCTGATGAAGAGCCGATTGGCGGCGGGGATCCCATTACTGTTTTTGAATCAGGAGCTATTTTGCAGTACTTGGCAGAAAAAACAGGTCAATTTATCTCGAATGATTTACGTAAGAAAACTAAAGTAATGGAGTGGTTATTTTGGCAAATGGGAGGTCTCGGTCCGATGGCAGGTCAAAATCACCATTTTGTATCTTACGCTCCAGAGCCGATTCCCTATGCTATTGAGCGTTATGTTAGTGAGACGGCGCGTCTATATGCAGTTTTAGATAAACAACTCAATAGACGAGACTATATCGTAGATGACTATTCCATCGCAGATATGGCGTGTTATCCAT
This window contains:
- a CDS encoding glutathione binding-like protein, whose amino-acid sequence is MIKLFYWPTPNGHKITMFLEEAGLAYAIVPINISRGEQFEGSFLKLAPNNRIPAISDEEPIGGGDPITVFESGAILQYLAEKTGQFISNDLRKKTKVMEWLFWQMGGLGPMAGQNHHFVSYAPEPIPYAIERYVSETARLYAVLDKQLNRRDYIVDDYSIADMACYPWVVLHERQRQNLDDFPAIKKWYERLRAKESVVRAY